ACAAAACCTTTCTTCACTTGAAAGCAGTATTCTATCTAATACAAAAAGAATAGTCGTAGGTACAACTCCGGTTGATGACGGTTCCAAGGATATCGGAGTTTATCCTAATCCGTATTACGGGAGTGCTATATGGGACGGTACAGGTACTAAAAAAGAGATTACTCGAAAAATATATTTCTTTAATTTACCTTCGAAATGTGAAATTTCAATATGGACAATTGCCGGGGACCTTGTTGACAGGTTTGACCACGATGCTGCTACATATAATGGAAATGATATTGAATGGTTCAAAACTTATTCTGATGGAACTCAGAAATTTGCCGGAGGGGAACATGCATGGGATCTTATTTCGAAAAACGAGCAATCGATAGCTTCCGGTCTTTATTTCTTCACGGTAAAGAATAGTGTTACGGGAGAAATTAAAAAGGGTAAATTTCTAGTTGTAAAATAAAATTTTATTAAATTCAAACAAATATATCAAAATCAAAATGAAGAAATTAAAATTTTTACCTTTAGCAGCAATTGTAACATTGATTGTCTATTCACTTGGATTCAATATATATGAACAAGTGCTTACATGGAATCCTGTTACAATTCAATTCTTTCAGTATAAAGCAGATGACTCTCTTGCACTCGGTAAAGACAGGTCAGATAAACTTGGCGACTCGGTAGAGATCGTTGCAAGAGTATTAGCTCCACCGAGGGTTTCACCTGCGACAAATGATTTCAGGACTTTACTCAGGGGAACATCATCATGGACATGTTACATGCAAGATACTGCAAATGGACTATTTGGCGGTATTGTTGTTCGTCAGGGCGGCAGAGGTCCCCAAACAGGAATAGACCTGGTTGATACCGGTGCAATAATTAAAGTTCGCGGTATAATACAGGAGTTTCCTGCAACAGGATATTCAAATTCATTAACACAGATCGACCATGACACGACTTCAGGGTATACGATAACTGTCCTTCAAAGCACGGGTTCACGTCCAATACCGAAACTCGTAAATATTACAGATTTTAATCAGGGTGATTATCCAAACGGCGGAACAATAAATTATGTAAACGGTGAGAAATACGAAGGTATGTATGTTGAAATCAGGAACGTTACAATAGGTACTGGTATTGGTAATCGTCAACCGTGGAGTGTAGTGGATGAAAATGGTAATAAATTGTATATGAGAGATTTTTCAAATTTCTTTTCTACACAACCATCAGGTGATACTCTTCGACCATGGACTCATCCTCTTGCAGGAACGTATGTGAATTACGTTAGAGGTGTAATCATTGCTGCAAATAATGAAGGCGCATTTGGGACACAATTACCTTACGCGATTGTTCCGATATATCCAAGCGATTTAAGTCTTGGTAATGCTCCACCACAGATATCTTCTGTGACTCGAAATCCGGGAGTTCCAACTCCAAACGATAGCGTTTCTGTTACTTGTTCAGTATTAGACCCAGCATTAAATCCAAATTCAATTTCAGAAGTAAGAGTATTCTGGAAGGTAAATGGAGGTGCTTTTGAAAGTAAAGTAATGCCTTTCGTAACAGGTAATCTATATTCCACAAAAATGCCTCCTCAGGCACTTGGAAATTTAGTTGAATATTTTATAAAGGCAACTGATAACAACGGTGGTTCGAAAAATTTCCCTGCAGATACTTTAAAATCAAAACTTTTTTATAAAGTTTTTGCAAACGATTCGTTATCTATTCAGGATGTGCAGTGGTGTCCTAATAATGGCGGATACAGCGGCTTCAATGGTGCTACAGTCAGAGGTATTGAAGGAATTGTAACTGCTGATACTTCTGATATCCGTGCATTTAGTTTTAGTTCAAGTGGTGGTTCTCAGACATCACCCAGAAGAGTAATTATTCAAAATGGTACAGGAGTCTGGAGTGGCATTTGGATATACAATAATGCAACTGATGTATTAAAAAGAGGTGATAGAGTAAGAGTAAAAGGTGTTGTTGAGGAATCAAACGGTATGACAAGAATTAATGTTGCAGCAGCTTCAGATATTACTTTAATTTCAACCGGTAATCCTCTGCCAGACGTACAGAACCTTACGACTGCTGAGCTCGCTAACAACAAACTTGATGGTGATACAACAATAGAAAAATGGGAATCCGTTTTTGTGAGGTTTAATACACCTTTCTGGATTACATGTATAAATGCAGGTTCCGGTATTTCCTGCACCTCAAGGCAAACATTAATAGACACTGCATTCAGGAGGAATTATGGTGAAATTCTAGTAAGAGATAATTCTAATATTGATGCAAGGATTGAATTGCAGGACGGTGGACATACCTTTACGAATAATTGGGACGGTGTTACTACCGGAAAGACATTACTCACTCAGAATGACAGTATTATGTTTACTCAGGGTATTTTATACTATTCATTTGGTAACTATAAAATGGTTCCAAGAAGGAATACTGACTTCGGTACTGTAATACCAGTTGGTATCATCAACAATAATGAAATAGTAAAATCGTATTCACTTTCGCAAAATTATCCTAATCCGTTTAATCCTGTGACAAAAATCAGGTTTACACTTCCGGTTAATAGCAATGTGAGAATAACGGTATACAATGTTCTTGGAAAAGAAGTAGCT
The window above is part of the Ignavibacteria bacterium genome. Proteins encoded here:
- a CDS encoding T9SS type A sorting domain-containing protein — encoded protein: MKKLKFLPLAAIVTLIVYSLGFNIYEQVLTWNPVTIQFFQYKADDSLALGKDRSDKLGDSVEIVARVLAPPRVSPATNDFRTLLRGTSSWTCYMQDTANGLFGGIVVRQGGRGPQTGIDLVDTGAIIKVRGIIQEFPATGYSNSLTQIDHDTTSGYTITVLQSTGSRPIPKLVNITDFNQGDYPNGGTINYVNGEKYEGMYVEIRNVTIGTGIGNRQPWSVVDENGNKLYMRDFSNFFSTQPSGDTLRPWTHPLAGTYVNYVRGVIIAANNEGAFGTQLPYAIVPIYPSDLSLGNAPPQISSVTRNPGVPTPNDSVSVTCSVLDPALNPNSISEVRVFWKVNGGAFESKVMPFVTGNLYSTKMPPQALGNLVEYFIKATDNNGGSKNFPADTLKSKLFYKVFANDSLSIQDVQWCPNNGGYSGFNGATVRGIEGIVTADTSDIRAFSFSSSGGSQTSPRRVIIQNGTGVWSGIWIYNNATDVLKRGDRVRVKGVVEESNGMTRINVAAASDITLISTGNPLPDVQNLTTAELANNKLDGDTTIEKWESVFVRFNTPFWITCINAGSGISCTSRQTLIDTAFRRNYGEILVRDNSNIDARIELQDGGHTFTNNWDGVTTGKTLLTQNDSIMFTQGILYYSFGNYKMVPRRNTDFGTVIPVGIINNNEIVKSYSLSQNYPNPFNPVTKIRFTLPVNSNVRITVYNVLGKEVAKLVDRSMPVGSYTVDWTANNFASGVYFYKVVADGNDGSRFVNTKRMVLIK